A region of Ochrobactrum quorumnocens DNA encodes the following proteins:
- a CDS encoding DUF2809 domain-containing protein encodes MQFKFSLTALITAIALFLALAALATAGAGLGWIRSFLGDVIAVIFVYSALRIMIDGNRILLAVAAFLIGVAIELGQYLAKITGIEIGNRALRIILGATPDWLDVLAYGIGAVLIITCLELRGRLKFSRRT; translated from the coding sequence TTGCAGTTCAAGTTTTCTCTGACGGCACTCATCACCGCCATTGCTCTCTTCCTCGCGTTAGCGGCCTTAGCCACAGCGGGGGCTGGCTTGGGCTGGATAAGAAGCTTTCTGGGCGATGTGATCGCAGTGATCTTTGTCTATTCCGCTTTGCGCATCATGATTGATGGGAACAGAATTTTGTTGGCCGTTGCAGCCTTCTTGATTGGTGTCGCCATCGAGCTGGGTCAATATCTCGCAAAGATTACCGGTATCGAAATTGGCAATCGAGCACTGAGGATCATCCTCGGTGCTACACCTGACTGGCTTGATGTGCTGGCCTATGGCATCGGTGCCGTGCTGATCATTACATGTCTTGAGTTGCGCGGAAGATTGAAGTTTTCTCGTCGAACCTGA
- a CDS encoding autotransporter outer membrane beta-barrel domain-containing protein: MGGTSGDLAVDVSTGTDATHKGVLAFNRSDDVTFSNVISGTGSVTQMGAGTTTLTEDNSYSGGTTITGGTLSVSSDAKLGNADGGLTLDGGTLQVTGTQYTSTDRAMTLGSHGGGFDIADASNSFAVTQALSGDGRVWKRGDGTLLLSGGNSFSGGLTVEKGTAQAGAADHAFGSGLLTVNDGAKADLAGFNTTVGGLAGAGNVAMRSGDLTLDQAIDTTFAGVIDGSGSLTKNGLGDLTLSGTSSYSGATNVNEGKLIQAAQGALSGASVYTVANGSGIDLGGFSTSMAALINDGHVNFGGNGGTTLNVTGNYAGNGGMMTINTVLGGDDSKTDMLKVGGNTSGSTKLYVNNVGGTGAQTVNGIKVVDIGGNSGGTFSLANSYQTKDGQQAVVGGAYAYTLEQGGTNTPDDGDWYLSSHVDGPNPGPDPEPRYSAGVPVYEGYAQNMLALNKLPTLQQRVGNRYWTGENGNGADNGAVVDNYGIWARVEGAHNRLEPDTSTSRMKQDINTLTMQAGVDGQFYEGENGKLIAGITGQYGHAKGDVSSFHGDGDISTDAWSLGATATWYGNDGLYVDGQAQVTWFDNDLNSTTANKGLADGSKATGYAMSLEAGQRFAINQSWSLTPQAQLMWSSIDADAFHDTWGSRVSLHDGDSLTGRIGLAANYRNDWKNDDGMTVNTNVYGIANLYQQFLGGTTVNVAGVDFDTDNDKTWGGIGAGGTYAWADNKYAIYGEGSINTALNHFADSYALKGTVGFKAKW, from the coding sequence ATGGGGGGCACGAGCGGTGATCTCGCGGTTGATGTTAGCACGGGGACGGATGCGACGCATAAGGGCGTGTTGGCCTTTAATCGTTCCGATGATGTGACATTCTCGAATGTAATCAGCGGTACGGGTTCAGTCACCCAAATGGGAGCCGGGACGACCACGCTGACCGAGGATAATAGTTATTCCGGCGGTACGACGATTACAGGCGGCACACTTTCGGTCTCGTCTGATGCCAAGCTTGGCAATGCAGATGGTGGGCTGACGCTCGATGGCGGTACGCTGCAGGTTACTGGTACACAGTATACGTCGACAGATCGCGCCATGACGCTTGGCAGTCATGGCGGCGGGTTTGACATCGCCGATGCCAGCAATAGCTTTGCCGTTACACAAGCACTTTCCGGTGATGGTCGCGTCTGGAAGCGTGGTGACGGCACCTTGCTCCTTTCCGGCGGCAACAGTTTCTCTGGTGGTCTGACGGTCGAGAAGGGCACAGCACAGGCGGGTGCCGCCGATCATGCCTTCGGTTCTGGTCTTCTAACGGTCAATGATGGCGCAAAAGCTGACCTTGCCGGTTTCAACACCACCGTTGGTGGTCTGGCTGGCGCGGGCAATGTGGCGATGAGGTCCGGCGATCTCACTCTTGATCAAGCGATCGATACGACATTTGCCGGTGTAATCGATGGTTCGGGTTCTCTGACCAAGAATGGTCTTGGTGACCTGACTCTTTCGGGAACCAGCAGCTACAGTGGCGCAACGAATGTTAACGAAGGCAAACTCATACAGGCTGCACAAGGCGCTTTGTCTGGTGCATCTGTTTACACGGTTGCAAATGGCTCAGGCATTGACCTTGGTGGCTTCTCGACGTCGATGGCTGCGCTCATCAATGACGGTCATGTCAATTTTGGCGGCAATGGTGGCACCACACTGAATGTGACAGGCAATTATGCTGGCAACGGCGGCATGATGACGATCAATACGGTTCTGGGCGGTGACGATTCCAAGACCGATATGCTGAAAGTCGGCGGCAACACGTCCGGTTCCACGAAGCTCTATGTCAACAATGTCGGCGGCACAGGTGCGCAGACGGTCAATGGCATTAAGGTTGTCGATATTGGCGGCAACTCTGGTGGGACTTTTTCGCTCGCCAACAGCTATCAGACTAAAGATGGCCAACAGGCGGTGGTGGGCGGCGCTTATGCCTATACGCTGGAGCAAGGCGGCACCAATACACCGGATGACGGTGACTGGTATCTCTCAAGCCACGTCGATGGTCCAAATCCCGGCCCTGATCCAGAACCTCGTTACAGTGCGGGTGTGCCAGTTTATGAAGGCTATGCGCAGAATATGCTGGCGCTCAACAAGTTGCCAACCCTCCAGCAACGCGTGGGCAACCGCTACTGGACCGGAGAGAACGGCAATGGTGCAGATAATGGTGCCGTTGTGGACAATTACGGCATTTGGGCGCGCGTCGAAGGAGCACATAACCGTCTGGAACCGGACACCTCTACATCGCGCATGAAGCAGGACATCAACACGCTTACAATGCAGGCGGGCGTTGATGGCCAATTCTATGAGGGTGAGAACGGCAAACTGATCGCTGGCATCACTGGCCAATATGGACATGCCAAGGGCGACGTCTCTTCTTTCCATGGTGATGGCGATATCAGCACCGATGCTTGGAGCCTTGGTGCTACGGCCACCTGGTATGGCAATGACGGTCTTTATGTCGACGGTCAGGCACAGGTGACGTGGTTCGACAATGATCTCAACTCCACCACGGCCAATAAAGGTCTTGCTGATGGCAGCAAAGCAACCGGCTATGCGATGAGCCTTGAAGCCGGTCAGCGGTTTGCCATCAATCAGAGCTGGTCTCTGACACCGCAGGCACAACTGATGTGGTCTTCAATCGATGCGGATGCGTTTCATGATACTTGGGGCAGCCGGGTCAGCTTGCATGATGGCGACAGTCTGACTGGTCGCATCGGCCTTGCCGCCAATTATCGCAATGACTGGAAGAACGATGACGGCATGACTGTCAACACCAATGTCTATGGCATTGCCAATCTCTATCAGCAGTTCCTGGGCGGTACGACAGTCAACGTGGCAGGGGTTGATTTTGACACCGACAATGACAAGACCTGGGGCGGGATTGGTGCTGGCGGCACTTATGCCTGGGCTGACAATAAATATGCCATTTATGGCGAGGGCTCCATCAACACGGCCCTCAATCACTTCGCGGACAGTTATGCGCTCAAAGGGACCGTTGGGTTCAAAGCCAAGTGGTGA
- a CDS encoding autotransporter domain-containing protein encodes MKLVSMLALASSTCLSAGLLSGIFSGSAHAFTPHEIHDANGNKVFDLHLFYPNDGTYDGEKPSSWVFDPATLDRIYSAAQYWSDIIKIRPGINPAIINIGTEEEENAFAYSPIATEVNGAGTLVNAALNNGLIDPAQLLDGAHGMISIGKMDWDWEQPFVPSQLIQTSQVDMTSTLIHEMAHALGISASVNYDQQPGAPVEAEFQSVLNAWSSHLIDGNGKAAAANQTIICNYCYAAEEGADTFDVSAGWAYFSGSHVDEVLNGAMPGIPLRVDSSLQPGRLDQPFSHVELRNSMMSHQQYSNYMSLREAEFAALQDIGYTIDRRNLFGYSVYNDGVTLLNDNPFFARNSEGTGYIPNTFNTATMGLGLHVYGSDNTVIQRADLLSAGAGGAGIRVDGIGNDLIILPGTRVYADGLNGLGVMFAYGRDHTLTQRGDVEALGENGIAVSFDFGHNSMGDDTEYRGSYFVTSQVADLENYFPDYYAAALAEVSGPLVSTFDLTGRVAGSRAAIYMSDNAYVGEINVMQGASITGDIVSNYREMDENNDLRLTQLRFGLEADDQGKATDNTDANFNISYADNITGDNLSLQFWGGSSTLTGNHDLYEVIVGQEATLAGRGQYRINDDRYFVNRGTLFSSLPGSAIFIDGNYEQSDSGRLQLAFNNQKHISNLIVTGGADLDGTLSFAPERGFYGNGFSITSDLWLQANTVNGAFTEVTTTLASPTLNATATDNGNASYTVSLSRDVHAYEQYAGSENAHNVGNVLDRLVVNPSPQLEPLIAALDFSATDGSTIRSALPQLSGEAYASANGVLINASGATRLSVTNRLSQAFGGTPVNPVSVLAFAPQQKSTQAAGAIDKVASETNSSEDLNRYAAWGTVFGSWASQSGDDNAARTKSTLGGFISGIDGSVYDNWRLGVMAGYSRSTFKTASLHSSGSSDNYTLGAYTGTEWAAAQGSIGLRTGLSYSWHNIELSRSVSFNGFSDNLSADYNAGTFQAFGELGYKYNLSQRSTLEPYANLAYVHVRTDGFTESDQNGAALAVQSGSMDTTLSMLGIRAATSFNLGNALTTVRMDLGWRHAFGDVIPTSTASFAVGSNAFTSAGNSIGRDTAFIEAGLDFAMTPTTKLGVAYQGQFGSDYIQNGVNANFSVKF; translated from the coding sequence ATGAAACTAGTATCCATGTTGGCTTTGGCATCGAGCACCTGTCTTTCAGCGGGACTTTTGTCCGGCATTTTTTCCGGCTCTGCTCACGCATTCACGCCCCATGAAATTCATGATGCCAATGGCAATAAAGTTTTTGACCTGCATCTGTTCTATCCAAATGATGGAACTTATGATGGGGAAAAGCCGTCGAGTTGGGTTTTTGATCCCGCAACGCTAGACCGTATCTATTCAGCAGCTCAATACTGGTCAGATATTATAAAGATTAGACCGGGAATAAACCCCGCCATCATCAATATCGGTACAGAAGAAGAAGAAAACGCATTTGCATACAGCCCTATTGCCACAGAGGTGAATGGCGCCGGCACACTGGTCAATGCGGCTTTAAACAATGGCTTGATCGATCCGGCACAACTCCTCGACGGAGCGCATGGGATGATATCAATTGGCAAGATGGATTGGGATTGGGAGCAGCCATTTGTTCCATCACAACTGATTCAGACCTCTCAGGTAGATATGACCAGTACGCTCATTCATGAAATGGCGCATGCGCTGGGTATATCGGCTTCGGTCAATTACGATCAACAACCTGGCGCTCCGGTGGAAGCGGAATTCCAATCTGTACTCAATGCCTGGAGCAGCCATTTGATCGATGGTAATGGCAAGGCAGCGGCAGCCAATCAGACCATAATCTGCAATTATTGTTACGCCGCCGAGGAAGGTGCAGACACTTTTGATGTCAGTGCTGGTTGGGCTTACTTTTCCGGCTCTCACGTGGATGAGGTTCTCAACGGCGCAATGCCGGGCATCCCACTGCGCGTTGACTCAAGTCTGCAGCCTGGAAGACTGGATCAGCCTTTTTCGCATGTCGAGCTGAGAAACAGCATGATGAGCCATCAGCAATATTCCAACTATATGTCGTTGAGGGAGGCTGAATTCGCGGCGCTGCAGGATATTGGCTATACGATTGATCGTCGCAATTTATTTGGATACTCGGTCTATAACGATGGCGTCACGCTTCTCAATGACAATCCTTTCTTCGCTCGTAATAGTGAAGGTACTGGCTATATTCCCAATACATTCAACACGGCAACGATGGGCCTTGGCTTGCATGTCTATGGCAGTGACAACACCGTAATTCAACGCGCCGATTTGCTCTCTGCAGGTGCTGGCGGCGCAGGCATTCGTGTCGATGGTATTGGCAATGATTTGATCATTTTACCTGGCACACGCGTCTATGCTGACGGTTTAAATGGCCTTGGCGTTATGTTTGCCTATGGAAGAGATCACACTCTGACACAGCGCGGCGATGTCGAGGCGCTGGGTGAAAACGGTATCGCGGTCAGCTTTGACTTTGGTCACAATTCTATGGGTGACGATACTGAATATCGTGGCTCTTACTTTGTCACTTCGCAGGTGGCTGATCTCGAAAACTATTTTCCCGACTATTATGCAGCAGCGCTCGCCGAAGTCAGCGGCCCGCTTGTCTCAACGTTCGACCTGACGGGGCGAGTGGCAGGAAGCAGGGCCGCGATCTACATGTCGGACAATGCCTATGTCGGTGAAATCAATGTGATGCAGGGAGCAAGCATTACTGGTGACATTGTTTCCAATTATCGGGAAATGGATGAGAATAACGATCTGCGTTTGACCCAGCTTCGCTTCGGACTGGAAGCTGATGATCAGGGGAAAGCCACCGATAACACGGACGCAAATTTCAATATCAGTTATGCTGACAACATTACTGGCGATAACCTGTCGCTGCAGTTTTGGGGTGGTTCATCAACCCTTACTGGCAATCACGATCTTTACGAAGTTATTGTGGGTCAAGAAGCGACACTTGCAGGTCGTGGTCAGTACCGGATCAATGACGATCGTTACTTCGTTAATCGAGGGACCTTGTTCTCATCTCTGCCGGGCAGTGCCATCTTCATTGATGGCAATTATGAGCAGTCCGATAGTGGCAGACTGCAACTGGCCTTTAATAACCAGAAGCATATCAGCAACCTGATCGTGACTGGAGGTGCCGATCTCGACGGCACCTTAAGCTTTGCGCCCGAGCGCGGATTCTATGGCAATGGTTTCAGCATTACTTCGGATCTGTGGCTGCAGGCCAATACGGTGAATGGTGCTTTTACCGAAGTCACCACCACGCTTGCCTCGCCAACACTGAATGCAACCGCGACCGATAATGGCAATGCATCCTATACCGTCTCTCTGAGCCGTGATGTTCATGCCTATGAACAATACGCCGGTAGCGAAAACGCCCACAATGTGGGGAATGTTCTGGACAGGCTTGTTGTTAATCCCTCGCCACAGCTCGAACCGCTTATCGCAGCTCTGGATTTCTCAGCCACTGACGGTTCAACCATTCGTTCGGCATTGCCGCAATTGAGCGGCGAGGCCTATGCATCCGCGAACGGGGTATTGATCAACGCCAGCGGGGCGACACGTTTGTCGGTCACTAACCGTCTGTCGCAGGCATTTGGCGGTACGCCAGTCAATCCGGTTTCAGTACTTGCCTTCGCTCCGCAACAAAAATCAACTCAAGCTGCAGGCGCTATTGATAAAGTCGCGTCTGAGACAAACAGTTCGGAAGATCTTAACCGCTATGCAGCTTGGGGAACTGTGTTTGGTAGTTGGGCAAGCCAGTCGGGTGATGACAATGCTGCTCGCACCAAATCCACACTGGGTGGTTTCATTTCCGGTATTGACGGCAGTGTCTATGATAACTGGCGGCTCGGCGTTATGGCGGGTTACAGCCGTTCTACCTTTAAAACTGCGAGCCTCCATTCTTCCGGCTCCAGCGATAATTATACATTGGGTGCCTATACAGGAACTGAATGGGCCGCGGCACAGGGCTCCATCGGTCTGCGCACCGGTCTGAGCTATTCCTGGCATAATATTGAATTGAGCCGTTCGGTCAGCTTCAATGGATTCTCCGACAACCTGTCGGCTGACTATAATGCCGGTACTTTCCAAGCCTTTGGCGAACTTGGGTATAAGTACAATCTCAGCCAGCGTTCTACTCTAGAGCCTTACGCCAATCTTGCTTATGTGCATGTCAGAACTGATGGCTTTACAGAAAGCGATCAGAATGGTGCTGCGCTCGCGGTTCAATCTGGTAGCATGGATACAACACTGTCGATGCTCGGCATTCGCGCAGCGACCAGCTTTAATCTTGGCAACGCCCTCACAACTGTCCGTATGGATCTCGGTTGGAGGCATGCCTTTGGCGATGTAATCCCAACGTCAACGGCGAGCTTTGCGGTGGGCTCCAACGCCTTCACGTCGGCTGGCAATTCGATTGGCAGGGATACAGCTTTCATCGAAGCCGGGCTCGATTTCGCGATGACACCAACTACCAAGCTTGGGGTTGCTTATCAGGGACAATTTGGCTCGGATTATATTCAAAACGGCGTTAATGCCAATTTTAGCGTGAAGTTTTGA